The Streptococcus downei MFe28 DNA window ATCCTATTTATATTATGACACTGCTGTTATCTTCTTGGTTTCAAAGGCGAAGCGCTCTTTTATCAACTTGTTAATTTGAATAGTTGATTTAATGAAAGAGAGTTTCGCTTTGATGGTATTAAAAGTAAAGTTCTCCAGTAAATTAATAAAGGCTGAATTGACAAAAGAAGTGCTGACATAAGAAACGCCTTCAAAAGAAACCGTCACCTCTTCTCCTGCTCTCAAAGCCTCTTAAACAAGAGTCAAAATCTTTAGTCCCGAAGCATTGTCTGAACAATTGTCTACAACATCTTTAACAATAATTCTTACCATTCGAACTCTTCCTCCTCTTCCCTATTCCACATCTAGACCAACTAATTTTCTCTGTGCCCTATTGGCCTCCTTTGCAATGTAGGTCAGGACAGCCTTAAATTCTTTAGCAGTGGCATTGTCAGATAAGTCTGATATGCTGTAATTGTACTTAGCAACAATTTGGTCAACCGTTTCTTTCTCACTCATAGAGTTCCTCCTCTAAAGTTTTTCTCGTATAATTATTTGGTAATATCAGATTAATGTTTTCCATATCAAAATGGACTTCTTCAATAGTATTCTGATAGTCCTTAATGATAAGATGCACTAAGGTCTCGGGGTGACGAACTTTAACCTTTTCAACATTTTCTCTTGCATGTAAAAATGCATTGATAAAGGTTTCTTTAGGGACTTTTCTCCCTTCTACTCTTTCCCTATCCTTGGTAAATTGCCAAGCAATTTTTGGTTCTTGATAAACGTAAAAAATCACAGCCCTGTAACCATTCTTCAAGACACGTTTTATCTTCTTTTCTGCACTCGGCACAGCAAAAGTCGTATCGTAAATAAATGAGTAACCTTTCTCCGTCAGATACTGAAAAGCTTGCTCAGTTAGCCAAGAACAGGCTCTTTGAAAGTTGCTAGAATTACTACCATTATAGTCTGGAAAGAGGGAACGAAAATCATCTGTATCCAATACAATCATATTTTTGTAACTGTCAGCTAGCAGGCGTGCAACTTCCGACTTACCAGCCCCAGGACTTCCCGCCATAAAGATAGCATCTTTCTTAGGACTCAGTTGCTTATTTCCAAACAAATCCGATAGAATTCTATCCAAATTTTCCTTGGAATAGTCTAAATACTTATCAGTAGACACCAAAAGTCCTCCTCACCTTCTTATCATTTAAGCCATTGTATCACAAAACCCTCTTTTCTTCCTAAACGAAAACAGCACCAAAAATTAGCTAAAGGGGGTGGGTTTTGATACTGTTTTAAGGACTATTCCATCGCTTTGACCTTTTCCTCTATGAAATCAATTTCGTCTTGTGACAAACTGTATTATTGCCAAACTATTTACTTATCATATTCTTCAAAAATCATTTGCTATTGATAATGGAAGGTCAATTCATATCATCCAGAGCAATGTCTAAATGACTTTTAAAGTTTTGAATATTACCTGATACTAAACTTTTGAAGAAAGTAGAGAAGTCCTTAGGCGTTAAAAAGGTAAATTTATATTGAACAGTTTCTCCTCTTTCTTTGCAATAATTATTGATAATATCAAAGTGTCTCACAGCAGCTTTATTTTTTCCCACATTCTCAGTATCTGGATCATGTATTTGTGAGTCATCCTTGATTTCCACCACAACTATATTATTATTTTGCTTAATGAACCAATCAGGATTAAACTCCCCTGTTTTTTGGTGGTTTCCTTTTTTCCATGAATAATCAATATTATAAAAACTCATGTCATCTGATTTCACAAATGAATCAATACTGTTATTAACTTCTTTATCTTCTACTAATTTTTTTAAAAACTCTGTCTCAGGATTCCCAGTAGTCACAACACCAAACTGAGGTGTCTTAAAATTATATCTATTTTCAACAGGGTTTTGTCTATATCCTTTTGATAAATCTGAAAGCTCTTTAAATGTTTCTAAACTGCCATTATCTTCTGATAAACTATCTCTTAATTCAGAACTATAAAATAGTACTTTATTCTTATGAAATCCTGATAAATCTGTAGTATTTTTTGGCAATTGTTTGGTAGATATGTATTTATATTCTGTAGGATCTATATCATAACTAACTACTTTAGCTGCATCACGAAAAATAACATTCATTGAAGTTAAAAATCTATTTTTTAAGCTCTTAGTAATATACTGATTGCCACTATCTTCAAGGGACTTCTCTACCATTTTCTGAATTCTAGAAACTGGCCATAATTTTTGATACTCTCCAGCATACTCTTTATCCTCCAAATCATCAAATCGGCTATATAAAATATTAGCCATTTGAAGTGGAGTAAGAGTTTCATGTTCAAAACTTGTTTCAAAGTTTCTCTCTGTCTGAGTCTTTATATCAGTCAAAGTAACCTTACTTTTTCCTAATTTATCGTCTGTTGGTAAATTTACTCCTTTCTCCCAAAGTTTATAAGTTCCCATCTTAGGATAACTTTTAGCATCCTCTTTGGAAGAGTATGTCACATTCAACAAATCAAAATGATATTCGGAATCTGGATTTATGCCTACCGTCAAGCGCTTCCTAATTTCCAATACTTCATTTACTAATGCTTCAACATTAGCAGACCATTTTTCATGATTGAAAACCGTCACCTTTGGTGTTCCCCAGCTGTTTTGCCAACCGTCAGGAATTCTCAATCCTCTTCCTAAAACCTGAGCAATTAAAAGTTTGGAATTAAAAGCCCTTTCCTCGTCAGGGACAATCTGAAACACTCTTTTAACATCCCAACCCTCGGTAAGCATGGAGACACTAAAGATAAATTCAACAGGATTTTCTTTCTGGTTAACTTTTCTGAGCTTCATTCTATCAACTGCTGCTTTAGCTCCACTATGGACAGATAGTACAACATTATCAACTTCTTCATCACTGAGCTGTCTTTGCTGTTTCAAAAATTTTTTAAATTCTCTAGCTTTGTTATCCGCCCCTGTCTGTCTGGAGGTTACGATGATGGTAATTGGTTTGATTCCAAGTTCACTCGGCAGTCGTTTAGCTATAGTATCATGAGAATTTAAAATAACTTGCCAACGCTCGTTTTTGTCCTTTGGAATATCTTCTTTTGAAATATATTCTATATCTTTTACAAAGCCTTGCTCAATGGCATCACGAAGAGAAAAACGATAAATAACATTTGAAAAATAATCATTATTTTTCTTACCTTTATAGGGGGTACCTGTCACGCCAATAATATATTTGAAATTAATGCCGTTATTCCTCTCATCTTCTATAAAGGATTTCCATTGATTTGATTCAGAATAGTAAACATGGTGAACTTCATCATTGAGAACAAGAGTAGTCTCACCATTGCCTCTCAGGCTGTCAACAATAGAATTTCTAGTCTCTTGAGCTTTGTAGATAGCATCCCTATTTTCAATAGCAATAGAATTTTCTACAAGCGTGCTATCGCCATTTAAAATCTGTGGTGGGATAAAGTTCTCTCCCAATGTCTTTAATAATTGTTGATTACCTAATAAATCCTTAAACTTTTGTGTTAGTTCACTTTCAATAGTTAGACTAGGAACCAAAATTAAAACACGATTGACTTTCTTAGTTGCTAACATAACAAGAGCTATCCCAAACATGACATAGGATTTCCCTGTACCAGTAGCTAAATCTAAGGTTGCAGATAATTTATCTGATAAATCTAAATCATCCTGCATTAATGAAAAATTGTTACTCCAACGTGCTTTTATGACATCATTAGTATTAAAATTCTCTTTAGCCAATGCCGATATATTTTGGTACTCTCCAGAATTTAAGAAACGCAAGGCAGTTTCTGAAGCTTCCTGTTGGTATGTTCTTTGTCCGAACAGTAAATCAAAAAAATTTTGAAAGAAGCCTTCATCCCAAATTGAGGGATTCACATTTTTACTAACTTTTAAAACTAGATCACTTTCTTTGTATTCCATTTAGGCCATTTCTCCTCTTGTTGTTATGAATTCATTCCCAAACCTATCAATAAAGATATACATCGCTTGACCATCGATATTACTTTCATCAAAAGCAATTGAGTGTTCATCATCGAAATCATTATGATAATAAACCTCATCCATATTAAATGCTTTACCATCATAGGATAAATCAATTAAAAGCATTGAAAATGCTTCAAAGCCATTAACATTATCTTTCCCTTTTAACCGTGAGAGCGACTCAAACGACTTGATGGTCAATTTTTCTCCATCAACTTCAAAATCAACCTTAGGCTTTCTCTTAAAGTCAAAACCATAAGCATCTACAACAGCATTAACCGAGTCTGTGCCATCGGCTTGGATGGTTCCTACAAAATTTTCGGTAAATTTCTGATACATAGAATAAGGAACTCGGAGAATATTAAAGATGGTATCCCATTGCCCATCATTATCAAATTCATCTACAGCAAAGGTGAATTGTCCTTGTGGAGCAATGATGAAGACTTCGTCTGGAGCCGTACTTCCTAATCGTAAATAAATTTGTTCTAAGGTACCTTCCGAAATTTTTGCCCCTAATACCTCTAATTCATTAGGAGAATAGACCTTTACCAACGAACCATCCTTGATACCATCAAAATCAAACCCTTTGATAGTTTGATAAGAGGGATAAACATTATATAATGCCATGGCGAACTGCTTCCATTGAGTGCTATCAAAAGAATTTAATTTGTCATTATCATAAAGTCCCGCATCATATACTGTAAATCCTTTATAGCTTTCTAGCCCTAAAATTCTTTTTTGAATGGTGTAGATAGACAGTATACCTGCATCAACTGTAATCCATCGTCTGCCCAATTTTTCAGCAACAGCCGCAGTTGTCCCAGAACCACCAAAACAATCTAAAACTAAGTCCCCTTCATTGGAAGAAACCTTAATAATTCGCTCTAATAATTTTTCAGGTTTTTGAGTTGGGTAACCAACTCTTTCTTTAGCTTGAGAGTTTATATATGGAATATCCCACACATCACGCATTGTTGACCACCTATAAACTCCATTGCTATCTTCAAAAAATTCTGTATTCGAACCACCATAATTGGTTATACCTGCTTTCCTCCCTTTAGCCTTAGTATATGATTTTTCTTTTAGTTGATTAAATATTCTATGTTCTGTTTTTGAGTACAATAAAATATCGTCGTGTTGCTTATTAAATTCTTTTTTCCCTCCTGCTCCTGTACGATAAGACCATATAATGTTATTTATAAATCTTCCTTCTCCAAAAACTTCATCCATAAGTACCTTAATATAATGTGCTTTATGCCAATCCAAATGAATATAAATAGATCCATCATCAGATAGTACTTCTCGTAACAAAATGAGACGTTTTCTAAGCCATTCTAAAAATTCTGCGCCAGCTAATTTATCAGAGTAAGCTTTTGCGTCCTTATTTGAGAAGTCTTGTTTAGTGGCAAATGGGGGATCAATATAAACTAGGCGAATCCCGTCCGTCCCATCAGCATTTTTCAACTCTCCTCTATGTTTCATTTCTACAAGAGTTTTTAATACTTGAAGATTATCACCAAAAATAATTTTATTGAACCAATCATTTTCAGTAGCTTCACCGAATCTACGATTTTCTTGCAGAGGCGCAGCGAAAGTTTGACTGATAATGGCCTGCTCACTCTCTTTTCCATAGTAAGTCAGTTCATATTCCTTACGAGACGGCGGAAAGAGAACACGAGCAAATTCAGTAGAGACCTCATTTCCGTTCATAACCTCTTCTTGAGCCTGAGCCAGAAGCTCCAGCAATTGTTTTTGTCTAATATTATCCATAGTTTTCCTCTGTTAAGAGAGACTGTTAGGATTCCTTTGTTATGAATATAACAAAGGAGGCTAGCCTCGCTTCTTGTTTTTACTTTAAATTGTAGTCTTATTTTACCATATTTGCTTAGTTGTGAAAAAGGGCACTTCTCTGTCATTTCCAACATTCTACACAAATCCTATTTGACTTTGCAAGCTTTTTGGAATCTTAAGAAAATTGGACAGCTGGGTACTTGGGCTTTTCAAAAAGTGGGCAGCTTTATCCCTATATTTTTGAAGATTAAATGACAAAAGAAGAAGTTCACCGGAACTCCTTCTTTTTTACTTTATGTCAATTTCTCCACCATCACCAAAAACGGCGGGGTATTAACCTGATTGAGGGGCTGATAAATCATAGCGGTGAAGCGGGTCTGGTCCAGCTGGCTGATATAATCTAGGACGGCGTTTTTTTCTCGGTCACCGCCTTCATGGCCGTAATAAATCATAAGAGATAAGCGGCCACCGACTTCAAGACGCTCAAGGATTTTTCCGATTGCAACCAAGGTTGTGTCAGGCTTAGTGATGACAGACTTGTCAGCACTTGGAAGGTAGCCAAGATTGAAAATGGCTGCGCGGATGGGCTCGGAGACATACTTATCCAGATTTTCATGACCGTCCAAGATTAGTTCTGCATTGGTGAGATGCTGACTCGCCAAACGTTCCTGAGTTTTAGCAAGAGCCTGTTTTTGCACATCAAAAGCGTAGACTTTTTTGACTAATCCAGCCAGAAAAGCTGTGTCATTGCCATTTCCCATCGTGGCATCAACAGCGATGGCTTCTTTAGCTAAAACCTCTGCCAAAAAATCATGGGAGAGCTGCAAAGGCCGTTTGATCATAAGTTTTCGTCTCCTGTTAAAAATTGTCTGACCCTAGCTTGTTTGTCCTCATCAGAAACAACTCTATCACTAATTCCACTTTGCAATAAAGGTTGTTTACTCTTTACCAATTCTTTTTCTTTATTTTTGCGCAAACTTTCTTCTGCAATTGTTTCATACAATTCAAATCGTAAGGCAAGCGATGAATCATCTAATAAAGCGCTCGTCAATCCAAGGTAAATTGGCTCCCTACTCACTTTCCCCAGATGCTGACTGCACCTTTCAATAACACAGGTAGATTCGCCAATATAGAGCAACCGAGATCGCCCCTCTTTTTCTAAATAAATGCTATATATTCCAGCTTCAACGGCTTGATTAATCTGATTTTCAAAAAATTCAACTCTCAGTTTCATTTTTGCTATCCTTCCACCTTACAGCCCTGATAGGACCCCCGTTTTTCCATTTCACGGTCAATGGCATTGAGAACTTCCCATTTATTGAGGCTCCACATGGGGCCAATCAGCATTTCTCGAGGCGCATCCCCCGTAATCCGGTGGATAACCATGTCCTTGGGAATGATTTCCAACTGGTCACAGATAATGGAGACATACTCCTCTTGACTGAGCAGGTGCAGGCGACCCTCATGATAATCCCTTTGCATTCTGGTATTGGTCATCAGGTGAAGCAAATGAAGTTTAATCCCGTCAATATCATTATCCGTCACACAGCGACGAACATTT harbors:
- a CDS encoding site-specific DNA-methyltransferase: MDNIRQKQLLELLAQAQEEVMNGNEVSTEFARVLFPPSRKEYELTYYGKESEQAIISQTFAAPLQENRRFGEATENDWFNKIIFGDNLQVLKTLVEMKHRGELKNADGTDGIRLVYIDPPFATKQDFSNKDAKAYSDKLAGAEFLEWLRKRLILLREVLSDDGSIYIHLDWHKAHYIKVLMDEVFGEGRFINNIIWSYRTGAGGKKEFNKQHDDILLYSKTEHRIFNQLKEKSYTKAKGRKAGITNYGGSNTEFFEDSNGVYRWSTMRDVWDIPYINSQAKERVGYPTQKPEKLLERIIKVSSNEGDLVLDCFGGSGTTAAVAEKLGRRWITVDAGILSIYTIQKRILGLESYKGFTVYDAGLYDNDKLNSFDSTQWKQFAMALYNVYPSYQTIKGFDFDGIKDGSLVKVYSPNELEVLGAKISEGTLEQIYLRLGSTAPDEVFIIAPQGQFTFAVDEFDNDGQWDTIFNILRVPYSMYQKFTENFVGTIQADGTDSVNAVVDAYGFDFKRKPKVDFEVDGEKLTIKSFESLSRLKGKDNVNGFEAFSMLLIDLSYDGKAFNMDEVYYHNDFDDEHSIAFDESNIDGQAMYIFIDRFGNEFITTRGEMA
- a CDS encoding zeta toxin family protein — encoded protein: MSTDKYLDYSKENLDRILSDLFGNKQLSPKKDAIFMAGSPGAGKSEVARLLADSYKNMIVLDTDDFRSLFPDYNGSNSSNFQRACSWLTEQAFQYLTEKGYSFIYDTTFAVPSAEKKIKRVLKNGYRAVIFYVYQEPKIAWQFTKDRERVEGRKVPKETFINAFLHARENVEKVKVRHPETLVHLIIKDYQNTIEEVHFDMENINLILPNNYTRKTLEEELYE
- a CDS encoding DEAD/DEAH box helicase, whose translation is MEYKESDLVLKVSKNVNPSIWDEGFFQNFFDLLFGQRTYQQEASETALRFLNSGEYQNISALAKENFNTNDVIKARWSNNFSLMQDDLDLSDKLSATLDLATGTGKSYVMFGIALVMLATKKVNRVLILVPSLTIESELTQKFKDLLGNQQLLKTLGENFIPPQILNGDSTLVENSIAIENRDAIYKAQETRNSIVDSLRGNGETTLVLNDEVHHVYYSESNQWKSFIEDERNNGINFKYIIGVTGTPYKGKKNNDYFSNVIYRFSLRDAIEQGFVKDIEYISKEDIPKDKNERWQVILNSHDTIAKRLPSELGIKPITIIVTSRQTGADNKAREFKKFLKQQRQLSDEEVDNVVLSVHSGAKAAVDRMKLRKVNQKENPVEFIFSVSMLTEGWDVKRVFQIVPDEERAFNSKLLIAQVLGRGLRIPDGWQNSWGTPKVTVFNHEKWSANVEALVNEVLEIRKRLTVGINPDSEYHFDLLNVTYSSKEDAKSYPKMGTYKLWEKGVNLPTDDKLGKSKVTLTDIKTQTERNFETSFEHETLTPLQMANILYSRFDDLEDKEYAGEYQKLWPVSRIQKMVEKSLEDSGNQYITKSLKNRFLTSMNVIFRDAAKVVSYDIDPTEYKYISTKQLPKNTTDLSGFHKNKVLFYSSELRDSLSEDNGSLETFKELSDLSKGYRQNPVENRYNFKTPQFGVVTTGNPETEFLKKLVEDKEVNNSIDSFVKSDDMSFYNIDYSWKKGNHQKTGEFNPDWFIKQNNNIVVVEIKDDSQIHDPDTENVGKNKAAVRHFDIINNYCKERGETVQYKFTFLTPKDFSTFFKSLVSGNIQNFKSHLDIALDDMN
- a CDS encoding tRNA (mnm(5)s(2)U34)-methyltransferase, whose product is MIKRPLQLSHDFLAEVLAKEAIAVDATMGNGNDTAFLAGLVKKVYAFDVQKQALAKTQERLASQHLTNAELILDGHENLDKYVSEPIRAAIFNLGYLPSADKSVITKPDTTLVAIGKILERLEVGGRLSLMIYYGHEGGDREKNAVLDYISQLDQTRFTAMIYQPLNQVNTPPFLVMVEKLT